The Diorhabda sublineata isolate icDioSubl1.1 chromosome 6, icDioSubl1.1, whole genome shotgun sequence genome includes a window with the following:
- the LOC130445290 gene encoding uncharacterized protein LOC130445290 has product MEEVLSEGKNFKLVNESELPDLVDFLANYLPDSIKFHQTLKTYLKDRVWDFHFYVTKTWPEQAVILHFPGMTRTPNNKLYESFSVFCPCDQLDNIKLLTEEDVLIDWTQPIYLNFTHAKIMEKLEEIYSEKGTMEKLYGEVYGLMDDGIQNEEDDGDVTIFAEDAEMLQLSPEHAQMIHDLYPANHMECVEVFEKLIKKLPCYGIFSNTMELAAWMVQSYYGAMFSMQTLPEFRRKGYGLILAKYLTKLVKERGYIPFVVIRPENNASKGLYAKLGFKKYFETVRAILRPHEMSSDAQGGGTTNGH; this is encoded by the exons ATGGAAGAAGTGCTTTCAGAgggaaaaaatttcaagttagTAAACGAATCCGAGCTTCCAGATTTAGttgattttctagctaattatttACCCGATTCTATCAAg TTTCATCAAACACTGAAGACGTATTTGAAAGATCGCGTTTGGGATTTTCATTTTTACGTCACGAAAACGTGGCCAGAACAGGCTGTGATTTTACATTTTCCCGGAATGACCAGAACG cCAAACAACAAATTATACGAGAGCTTCAGTGTGTTTTGTCCCTGTGATCAACTAGACAACATAAAACTATTAACAGAAGAAGACGTGTTGATAGATTGGACTCAACCTATTTATCTTAATTTCACCCACgcgaaaataatggaaaaactaGAGGAAATTTATAGCGAGAAGGGTACAATGGAGAAACTGTATGGGGAAGTTTACGGTTTAATGGACGACGGTATTCAAAATGAGGAAGATGATGGTGATGTGAC gatATTCGCAGAGGACGCGGAGATGTTGCAGCTATCACCCGAGCATGCTCAAATGATTCACGACTTGTACCCGGCAAATCACATGGAATGCGTCgaagttttcgaaaaacttATCAAGAAGCTGCCTTGTTACGGTATATTTTCAAACACGATGGAACTGGCGGCGTGGATGGTCCAATCGTATTACGGCGCCATGTTTTCAATGCAGACGCTACCCGAATTTAGGAGAAAGGGATATGGACTGATTCTTGCTAAGTACCTGACGAAATTG GTAAAAGAACGTGGTTATATACCTTTCGTAGTGATCCGTCCGGAAAACAATGCCTCGAAAGGTCTCTATGCAAAGTTGggtttcaaaaaatacttcgaGACGGTCAGAGCAATCTTGCGACCCCATGAGATGTCCAGCGATGCCCAAGGCGGAGGGACAACGAACGgtcattaa